A window from Fundidesulfovibrio magnetotacticus encodes these proteins:
- a CDS encoding FliH/SctL family protein → MSSSSEAHGGFLPGNARVVMGTGANGPAEMTVHEIEGTKTNVLDENTELAFWTRVRAKAQAKAKEIIGQAMAEADELREQARQEGFRQGLSDSRAACSSQMDQMGQALSGLLQGLEADRVNLWARHRQEFAALLRLAVRKTLHVEVSQRRQEVLEALLHQAVDLLDTRQGFTVMVHPGDEEAAAELLKAAREANHALGPWRVKADPSLEAGGVRLESHAGMVDNSVDSRFEQIAELLERVEFTDGEGAP, encoded by the coding sequence ATGTCTTCATCTAGCGAGGCCCATGGAGGCTTCCTGCCCGGCAACGCCCGGGTGGTCATGGGCACGGGGGCCAACGGCCCCGCCGAGATGACCGTGCACGAGATCGAGGGCACCAAGACCAACGTCCTCGACGAGAACACCGAGCTGGCCTTCTGGACCCGCGTGCGCGCCAAGGCCCAGGCCAAGGCCAAGGAGATCATCGGCCAGGCCATGGCCGAGGCCGACGAACTGCGCGAGCAGGCCCGCCAGGAGGGCTTCCGGCAGGGGCTCTCCGATTCCCGCGCCGCCTGTTCCAGCCAGATGGACCAGATGGGCCAGGCCCTCTCCGGCCTGCTCCAGGGGCTGGAGGCCGACCGCGTCAACCTCTGGGCCAGGCACCGTCAGGAATTCGCCGCCCTGTTGCGCCTGGCCGTGCGCAAAACGCTCCATGTGGAGGTCTCCCAGCGCCGCCAGGAGGTGCTGGAGGCCCTGCTCCACCAGGCCGTGGACCTCCTGGACACCCGCCAGGGCTTCACCGTGATGGTCCACCCCGGCGACGAGGAGGCCGCCGCGGAGCTGCTCAAGGCCGCGCGCGAGGCCAACCACGCCCTGGGCCCCTGGCGCGTGAAGGCCGACCCCTCCCTGGAGGCGGGCGGCGTGCGCCTGGAGTCCCACGCGGGCATGGTGGACAACAGCGTGGACAGCCGCTTCGAGCAGATCGCCGAACTTCTGGAGCGCGTGGAATTCACCGACGGCGAGGGAGCGCCCTGA
- a CDS encoding FliI/YscN family ATPase: MEAPACISFLEGFDPVRTYGKVSKVVGLIAEGKGIKAPLGAVCRLMSGEPGDKGVPAEVVGFRDDACLLMPYGELRGISQGCLIQNTATPPLIPVGRRFLGRAIDAFGNPIDEKGPIDPRRYYPLHADPPSPLSRPRISEPLDVGVRAINGLLTLGKGQRVGIMAGSGVGKSTLMGMIARNTKADVNVIGLIGERGREVLEFIEKDLGPEGLARSVLVVATSDQSPLVRMRAAYAATSMAEFFRDQGADVILMMDSVTRFAMAGREVGLAAGEPPTTRGYTPSVFAHLPKLLERAGRSASGSITGIYTVLVDGDDFNEPIADSTRSILDGHMVLTRDLADQGHFPAIDVLKSISRLRSDVTPREALDAGRSLIRMLATYRRVEDMVNIGAYQAGANPEIDQALRMIGPIRDYLQQQVAEAETLEGSFARLQALVAGA; the protein is encoded by the coding sequence GTGGAAGCCCCGGCCTGCATCTCCTTCCTCGAAGGCTTCGACCCCGTGCGCACCTACGGCAAGGTGAGCAAGGTGGTGGGGCTCATCGCCGAGGGCAAGGGCATCAAGGCCCCCCTGGGCGCGGTGTGCCGCCTCATGAGCGGAGAGCCCGGGGACAAGGGCGTGCCCGCCGAGGTGGTGGGTTTCCGCGACGACGCCTGCCTGCTCATGCCCTACGGCGAGCTGCGCGGCATCAGCCAGGGCTGCCTGATCCAGAACACGGCCACCCCGCCGCTGATCCCCGTGGGACGCCGCTTCCTGGGCCGGGCCATCGACGCCTTCGGCAACCCCATCGACGAAAAAGGCCCCATCGACCCCCGCCGCTACTACCCCCTGCACGCCGACCCGCCCTCGCCGCTCTCGCGCCCGCGCATCAGCGAGCCCCTGGACGTGGGCGTGCGCGCCATCAACGGCCTGCTCACCCTGGGCAAGGGCCAGCGCGTGGGCATCATGGCGGGCTCGGGCGTGGGCAAGTCCACGCTCATGGGCATGATCGCGCGCAACACCAAGGCCGACGTGAACGTCATCGGGCTCATCGGCGAGCGTGGCCGCGAGGTGCTGGAATTCATCGAGAAGGACCTGGGGCCGGAGGGCCTGGCGCGCAGCGTCCTGGTGGTCGCCACCTCGGACCAGAGCCCCCTGGTGCGCATGCGCGCGGCCTACGCGGCCACGTCCATGGCCGAATTCTTCCGCGACCAGGGCGCGGACGTGATCCTCATGATGGACTCGGTGACGCGCTTCGCCATGGCCGGGCGCGAGGTGGGCCTGGCCGCCGGGGAACCGCCCACCACCCGGGGCTACACCCCGTCGGTCTTCGCGCACCTGCCCAAGCTGTTGGAGCGCGCGGGCCGCAGCGCCTCGGGCTCCATCACGGGCATCTACACCGTGCTCGTGGACGGCGACGACTTCAACGAGCCCATCGCGGACTCCACGCGTTCCATCCTGGACGGGCACATGGTGCTCACCCGCGACCTGGCCGACCAGGGGCACTTCCCGGCCATCGACGTGCTCAAAAGCATCAGCCGCCTGCGCTCCGACGTGACGCCCCGCGAGGCCCTGGACGCGGGCCGCTCATTGATCCGCATGCTGGCCACCTACCGGCGCGTGGAGGACATGGTGAACATCGGAGCCTACCAGGCCGGGGCCAACCCGGAGATCGACCAGGCCCT